A part of Syntrophales bacterium genomic DNA contains:
- a CDS encoding HD domain-containing protein: MAIEKSFYPRFRYQGTALIADPIYSYIVFTIPSPEKKDEKTEQDIIDSPWLQRLRRIYQLQSARWVYPSAEHTRFQHSLGTMHLAGEFTKVLYPSLKEIHPDSPSANYVEELMRISGLLHDVGHGPYGHFFDEQFLSQYKLTHEDIGQEIIKKKLGFTIKAIRRSPSGYFDEDETLNPEHVAFLIKKETETEDKYNAPPWLKKLRQLFSGIYTVDNLDYVQRDAYMTGFSLDMVDIDRLKYYSFYTDEGLTLHQAGLSALRRFLNARLSLYTNVYFHRTTRAIDLHLKEIFRDTMNIIFPYHPIKHLGKYLHLDEWKLFSTVTNWYDETDQKKRKLGREWAKLYNRKVKWKMSYYTDISLDELQRGTRMAEAAEYEQLLRHYLPMHLKRIPLVIDMVTQDPRPVNPMAHSGKINVFDPSTGKISREPLIEMFKSIPARIIHLRIFSLNHNHDVEIAKAAERVLKTHPDTSNTNV, from the coding sequence ATGGCTATAGAAAAAAGCTTCTACCCGCGTTTTCGCTATCAGGGGACTGCACTCATTGCAGACCCTATCTATTCATACATCGTATTTACAATACCCTCACCAGAAAAAAAAGATGAAAAAACAGAGCAGGACATCATAGACTCACCATGGCTACAGCGGTTGAGGCGTATATACCAGTTGCAGAGTGCTCGCTGGGTTTATCCCTCCGCAGAACATACCAGATTTCAGCACTCTCTGGGTACTATGCACCTTGCCGGCGAATTTACAAAAGTTCTCTATCCCAGTTTGAAAGAGATTCACCCCGACTCACCATCGGCAAACTATGTTGAAGAACTCATGCGAATTTCTGGACTACTCCACGATGTGGGACACGGACCATACGGGCACTTCTTCGACGAGCAGTTCCTCTCTCAGTACAAGTTAACCCACGAAGACATAGGTCAGGAAATAATCAAGAAGAAACTGGGATTCACAATTAAAGCAATAAGACGTAGCCCTTCGGGATACTTCGATGAAGATGAAACATTAAACCCTGAACACGTGGCATTTCTAATCAAAAAAGAAACAGAAACGGAAGATAAATACAATGCCCCCCCGTGGTTGAAGAAACTAAGACAGTTATTTTCGGGTATATACACCGTAGACAATCTAGACTACGTACAGCGTGACGCATACATGACAGGTTTCTCTTTAGACATGGTTGATATCGACCGTTTGAAATACTACTCGTTTTACACAGACGAAGGCTTAACACTCCACCAAGCAGGACTGTCAGCACTGAGGCGATTTCTTAACGCCCGTTTGAGTCTCTACACAAACGTATATTTTCACAGAACAACGAGGGCTATTGACCTTCATCTCAAGGAAATATTCAGGGACACCATGAACATTATCTTCCCTTATCACCCCATAAAACATCTTGGAAAATATCTGCATTTGGATGAATGGAAACTTTTTTCAACAGTTACGAACTGGTATGATGAAACAGATCAAAAAAAAAGAAAACTAGGTAGAGAATGGGCTAAACTTTATAACCGCAAAGTCAAATGGAAAATGTCCTATTATACAGACATTTCTCTAGATGAGCTTCAAAGAGGAACACGAATGGCAGAAGCAGCTGAGTACGAACAATTGCTACGCCACTACCTTCCCATGCACCTGAAAAGAATACCCCTTGTCATAGATATGGTCACTCAAGACCCCCGGCCAGTAAACCCAATGGCTCATTCAGGTAAAATAAACGTATTCGATCCCAGCACAGGAAAGATATCCCGTGAGCCTTTAATCGAGATGTTTAAATCTATTCCTGCACGCATAATTCACCTTAGAATCTTCTCACTGAACCACAACCATGATGTAGAAATCGCTAAAGCAGCCGAACGGGTTCTCAAAACACATCCTGACACCTCGAATACAAACGTTTAA